A stretch of the Pelmatolapia mariae isolate MD_Pm_ZW linkage group LG23, Pm_UMD_F_2, whole genome shotgun sequence genome encodes the following:
- the dot1l gene encoding histone-lysine N-methyltransferase, H3 lysine-79 specific isoform X3 produces MGEKLELKLKSPVGAEPAGYPWPLPVYDKHHDAAHEIIETIRWVCEEIPDLKLAMENYVLIDYDTKSFESMQRLCDKYNRAIDSIHQLWKGTTQPMKLNKRPSNGLLRHILQQVYNHSVTDPEKLNNYEPFSPEVYGETSFDLVAQIIDEMEMMEEDTFVDLGSGVGQVVLQVAAATNCKHYYGVEKADIPATYAETMDKEFKKWMKWYGKKHGEYTLERGDFLSEEWKERIANTSIIFVNNFAFGPEVDHQLKERFANMKEGGKIVSSKPFAPLNFRINSRNLSDIGTIMRVVELSPLRGSVSWTGKPVSYYLHTIDRTILENYFASLKNPKLREEQEAARRRQQKDTKDSKSNSTTPTKPKEPNKQDSCGEEERPSLVTVVKPSAKPRRTRLLAKGRKLNNKKRGRPKKATPAAEKKNKKNQSALDLLHAKTLSAAPPQDAYRPPQSPFYQLPPKVQHYTPSQLLLSPTPPGLEKLLDNIKIQYLQFMAYMKTPQYRSNLQQLLDQEKQKHRDLSGQAEQLHLVCQSHKEKIKGLFQTKLDELGVKALTVEDLLQAQKEISAHNLQLKEQTKQLERDMALLRDHSLLLLKSRCEELKLDWGSLCLESLLKEKQALRKQISEKQRHCLELQISIVELEKSQRQQELLQLKSYSPGESSPYRKNLESRASTDVDSSKLGLSSAPVLNGVSPELTINGTSSPCFDRVNSKGELLSRYLPISPDHELVAATPDARQRQQSFSHALPDYTRFSPAKIALRRHLNQDPTASAHLRGPGLTTHRDLGGVNSPLGAKQNCPSPNGCDAQINLKSSERGIKERSPSVQGDNSITSLPISIPLSTVHPSKLPVSIPLASVVLPSRAERLRSTPSPVSQTGQTNGYSSISSMMNGGLHPEDHNGTSSPPPHSNTLTMGRGGPIQSPPLSTGGVLQYADGPPRIVPEDGPEGQGGESDAEAQESELRRRIFFSSSSSSSSSSSSSGSGGSAAGGSRLHHHTGNPAKQGYHSNHGNHHHQSPSTQHAHTPTHTSSSHSSHSLGSQEGRKRGRRKRCNPGPVMASGSPKRRSFPGLSSSNHSSGSPLNINSMVNNINQPLEISAISSPEQSSRSPVGPDLDQPPILKRERPLEMNGTGRYSTAPSSDDEDSGYPVDSSSSRIERKIATISLESRDGPGRLGDSERGRKSGSSSGNSTGSEASSSSSLSSTSKWKSTFSPISDPKQPNSDLRQGGSPFGIGGSGRGTDSDSDHKQQQVRKGSDGESSYSNPNPFLSQEASTRGGSSSAGGAQGGSSSDQRQTLQKQKASRDWELKNSGNLASQNLFISAAASSGGGILSGKVGGSPVAVSSSAGSSVGQYLGAQFPLGGTSVLQSLFGAQTGGSTVTGTPRLVNGHSALGSFSSAGLAGGAAGGN; encoded by the exons ATGGGAGAAAAGCTGGAGCTCAAGCTCAAATCGCCGGTTGGAGCAGAACCCGCTGGGTATCCGTGGCCGTTACCAGTATAC GATAAACACCATGATGCTGCTCATGAAATCATCGAGACCATTCG GTGGGTGTGTGAGGAAATCCCAGACCTCAAACTGGCAATGGAAAATTACGTACTCATTGACTATGACACCAAGAG CTTTGAGAGCATGCAGAGACTTTGTGACAAGTACAACAGGGCCATTGACAGCATTCATCAGCTG TGGAAAGGGACCACCCAGCCCATGAAGCTAAACAAGCGTCCTTCCAATGGGCTGCTGAGACATATCTTACAGCAGGTGTACAACCACTCAGTGACCGACCCAGAGAAGCTCAACAACTATGAACCCTTCTCCCCCGAGGTGTACGGAGAGACCTCTTTCGACCTGGTGGCCCAGATTATTGATGAAATGGAAATGATGGAAGAAGACACCTTTGTTGACCTTGGCAGTG GAGTAGGGCAGGTGGTGCTGCAGGTTGCAGCAGCAACCAACTGTAAACACTACTACGGTGTAGAGAAAGCAGACATTCCAGCTACCTATGCAGAG ACCATGGATAAAGAGTTTAAAAAGTGGATGAAATGGTATGGGAAGAAACACGGGGAGTACACA CTGGAAAGAGGTGATTTTCTGTCTGAAGAGTGGAAAGAAAGAATCGCCAACACAAG TATtatttttgtgaataactttGCCTTTGGTCCAGAGGTAGATCACCAGCTGAAGGAGCGCTTTGCTAACATGAAGGAAG GAGGGAAAATTGTATCCTCCAAACCCTTTGCACCTTTAAACTTCAGAATCAACAGTCGAAACTTGAGTG ATATTGGCACAATTATGCGTGTGGTGGAGCTTTCTCCACTCAGAGGCTCTGTTTCTTGGACTGGAAAGCCAGTTTCCTACTACCTGCATACCATAGACCGCACCATA CTTGAAAACTACTTTGCTAGTCTCAAAAATCCTAAACTCAGG GAGGAGCAAGAGGCAGCTAGAAGACGTCAGCAGAAGGACACGAAGGACAGTAAAAGCAATAGTACCACGCCCACAAAACCCAAGGAACCAAACAAG CAGGACTCCTGTGGTGAAGAGGAGCGTCCTAGCTTGGTGACTGTGGTCAAGCCCTCCGCTAAACCGAGAAGAACGCGACTCCTGGCCAAAGGTCGCAAGCTGAACAATAAGAAACGTGGTCGACCCAAGAAAGCTACCCCAGCTGCtgagaagaaaaataagaagaatcAGAGTGCGTTGGATTTGCTGCATGCCAAGACCCTTTCTGCAGCACCCCCTCAGG ATGCATACCGACCACCTCAGAGTCCCTTCTACCAGCTACCTCCCAAGGTCCAGCACTATACCCCTAGTCAACTGCTGCTGAGCCCAACTCCCCCTGGTTTGGAAAAACTGCTAG ACAATATCAAAATTCAGTACCTCCAGTTTATGGCCTACATGAAGACTCCTCAGTACCGCTCCAACCTGCAACAACTTTTAGACCAAGAGAAG CAAAAACACAGGGACCTATCAGGGCAGGCGGAGCAGCTCCATTTGGTCTGTCAGTCTCACAAGGAGAAGATCAAAGGTCTCTTTCAGACTAAACTGGATGAG ctGGGAGTAAAAGCCCTGACTGTGGAGGACCTCCTTCAGGCCCAGAAGGAGATATCAGCCCATAACCTTCAACTGAAAGAGCAAACCAAGCAGCTTGAGAGAGATATGGCTTTGCTGAGAGACCACAGCTTGCTGCTG CTGAAGTCTCGATGTGAGGAGTTGAAGCTGGACTGGGGCTCTTTGTGTCTGGAGAGTTTGTTGAAAGAGAAGCAGGCCCTGCGCAAACAGATCTCCGAGAAGCAGAGACACTGCTTGGAGTTGCAG ATAAGCATTGTGGAGCTGGAGAAAAGTCAAAGGCAGCAGGAGCTACTTCAGCTGAAATCCTACAGCCCTGGTGAAAGTTCCCCGTATAGAAAAAACCTGGAGTCCCGCGCTTCCACAGACGTGGACTCCTCTAAGCTCGGCCTGTCTTCAGCCCCAGTTCTCAACGGTGTTAGCCCAGAGCTTACTATCAACGGCACCAGCTCACCTTGTTTTGACCGGGTTAACTCCAAGGGTGAGCTTCTTTCTCGGTACCTGCCCATATCCCCGGACCATGAATTAGTGGCTGCCACCCCTGATGCTCGACAAAGGCAGCAAAGCTTCTCTCATGCTCTTCCTGACTACACGCGCTTCTCCCCTGCCAAGATTGCCTTGCGTAGGCACCTTAACCAGGATCCTACTGCCTCTGCTCACTTAAGAGGTCCAGGGCTGACCACACATAG ggaTCTGGGTGGTGTTAACTCTCCACTTGGAGCCAAACAGAACTGCCCCTCTCCCAATGGATGTGATGCTCAGATTAACCTCAAAAGCTCAGAGAGG GGCATTAAAGAGAGGAGTCCATCTGTTCAGGGAGACAACAGCATTACAAGCCTTCCTATTAGTATCCCACTGAGCACTGTTCACCCAAGTAAATTACCAGTTAGCATCCCACTGGCCAGTGTGGTGCTACCCAGTCGTGCTGAGAGACTG AGAAGTACTCCGAGTCCTGTGTCACAGACCGGTCAGACCAATG GATATTCATCCATCTCCAGCATGATGAATGGAGGTCTGCACCCCGAGGACCACAATGGCACTTCTTCACCTCCTCCACACAGCAACACTTTAACAATGGGCCGAGGCGGTCCGATCCAGAGCCCCCCTCTCAGCACTGGGGGGGTGCTCCAGTATGCCGACGGACCCCCGAGGATTGTTCCAGAAGATGGACCGGAGGGCCAAGGAGGTGAATCGGACGCAGAAGCCCAGGAAAGTGAACTGCGAAGGAGgatctttttctcctcctcttcttcttcatcctcGTCTTCCTCTTCGTCAGGCAGCGGGGGCAGCGCAGCCGGAGGATCTCGCCTCCACCACCACACCGGCAACCCGGCCAAGCAGGGATACCACAGTAACCATGGAAACCACCACCACCAATCGCCCAGCACGCAGCACgctcacacacccacacatacgTCGTCATCGCACTCCTCTCACAGCCTCGGCTCTCAAGAGGGACGCAAGCGGGGGAGACGGAAACGTTGCAACCCAGGGCCTGTTATGGCCAGTGGATCCCCAAAGAGAAGATCATTCCCTGGGCTCAGCTCCAGCAACCACTCCTCAGGATCGCCACTCAATATCAACTCCATG GTGAACAACATCAACCAACCTCTGGAGATCTCTGCCATCTCCTCTCCAGAGCAATCAAGCCGCAGCCCCGTTGGGCCTGACCTAGACCAACCTCCCATCTTGAAGAGAGAGCGCCCCCTGGAGATGAACGGCACGGGTCGATATTCCACAGCACCCAGCTCCGACGATGAGGACTCGGGATATCCTGTTGACAGCTCCAGTTCTCG AATTGAAAGAAAAATAGCCACTATATCGTTGGAGAGCAGAGATGGACCTGGTAGACTCGGAGATAGTGAACGAG GGAGAAAATCAGGAAGCAGCAGTGGTAACAGCACCGGGAGTGAAGCCTCCTCATCGTCATCTTTGTCCTCTACCAGCAAATGGAAATCCACCTTTTCACCCATTTCTGATCCCAAACAACCCAACTCTGACCTGAGACAGGGGGGCTCTCCGTTTGGCATCGGGGGTTCCGGTCGGGGCACAGACTCAGATTCTgaccacaaacagcagcaggtgaGGAAAGGGAGCGATGGAGAGTCCAGCTACAGCAATCCAAACCCTTTCCTCAGTCAGGAGGCAAGTACCAGGGGTGGAAGCAGCAGTGCTGGTGGTGCTCAAGGAGGAAGCAGTTCAGACCAGCGCCAGACCCTCCAGAAGCAGAAGGCGTCCCGTGACTGGGAGCTGAAGAACAGCGGCAATCTGGCCAGTCAGAACCTCTTCATTTCTGCTGCCGCCAGCAGCGGAGGGGGCATTCTTAGTGGGAAAGTGGGAGGCAGTCCTGTAGCTGTTTCCTCGAGCGCTGGGTCATCTGTGGGGCAGTACCTGGGGGCCCAGTTCCCACTTGGAGGGACCTCAGTCTTGCAATCTTTGTTTGGGGCCCAGACCGGCGGATCCACGGTGACTGGGACCCCTCGGCTTGTCAACGGACACTCTGCCCTAGGAAGCTTCTCCAGTGCTGGGTTGGCAGGGGGAGCAGCTGGAG